The genomic stretch ATTAACCATGAGGCAGGTCGTGGCCGAAGGAGAGGCCAAGGACAAGGGGTACAATTGGAGCCCAATATAGAAACTTAGATAGAGGATTTGAGAAGGACTGTGCATGAACAAAATGCGGCAAACACTCAGATGTTCGAGGCATTGCTGCAGAGATTCTCGGAAGTGCCACACAACCCCACACCCCTAGCACCCTGGGAAGATGTTCCCAAACAACAGGAATTTCCGGCGCAAGAAGACCCACCGGTGGGAGCAAATCCGCCCGTGGTTGCACCTAAAACTGAACTGCCGATACCGATCTCGGAACGGTTTAGCAGTAATAACCCACCTGTGTTAAAAGGGACTTCAGACCCCCTGATCGTAGAATAATTGGTCAGTGTGCTGGAGAGAATCTTTGACTTTGTGGCGGCTACTGAAGGAGAAAAATTAATATGTGCGGTGTATATGTTTAggaaggatgcccgcatctggtgggatattgcTAGGAAGGGGCGTGATGTTGCATAGATTGAATGGGCGAAATTCCTGACCCTGTTCAATGCTAAGTATAACAACCAGACAGTGATAGATTGGAAGGTGGTTGAGTTTGCCAACCTAGTCCAATGGTCATGTAGCGTACAAGAGTACGTGCGCAAATTTGACCAACTCTCAAGATTTGCTTCGAATTTAGTACACACTGAAGCCAACCGAGTACAAAAACTCATGAAGGGGTTGAAAAGAGAGATAACTCAGTTCGTGGATACCGGGAAGACCAGCCCGGATACTTATGATGAAGCTATGGAGTGAGCAATTCTCCAAGAGTCATGGTTGGTACAAGAGAAGAAAGAGCCCTACAGGGCTGAAGAATAGCACATGTCTCCATTGACCGGGGAAGGTACTCTAGTAACCAGAGCGACCCTTCTGGAAGGTTTGCATACAGAGTCAATAGAAGTGCGGGGAAGACCAATACTCTAGGAAACTCTCAGTTTTCCAATGGTGGAAATAATAAATGAAGAATGGAGCCACCAAGCCAAAGTTTGAACTTCGACAAGCAGCCAAGGAGAGAAACACAACTATTGGCCATAATGCAACAAATGAAATCGGCGCCACCCAAGCGAGTGCAACAATAACAACTGCTTCACCTTTGGAAAGTCAGGTCATTTCTCCAGGAATTGCCTAACTCATAGTTAGAAGGGAGGAAACGACCAACCAAAGACAGTAGGAACTTCACCTTAAGTCTATGAACTCACCCAGGGTGATAAAGGAGCTGAGACTTTTGACATGGTGTCCGGTCAGCTTCCTGTGGCTAATAACTCAGCATATGCATTGATGGACACTGGTGCATACCATTATTCTATTGCTGCATCTTATGTTGATAAGATAGATAGGAAGTCTAAGCCTATGGAAAATGTATGTGGTGTATCCTTACCTTCGAGGGAGGATATGATGGTACGGTCTTGGGTTAGAGCCATACTAGTCTGGGTAGAAGGTCAGAAGTTGACCGTGGATTTGCTAGTTTTGGATTTACACGAGTACTATGTTATTTTAAGTATTGTTTGGCTAACCAAATACAGGGCAGTGTGAATTGCAAACGAAGAAAGGTGACTTTTAACCCACCCGGGAAAGAACCATTCGTGTTCAAAGGCACAGCCCGCGAGAAGAATTTTGCTATCATCTCCACCTTGAAGGCTACGAAATTACTGGATGATAGATGTATCAACTACCTGGCAAACATAATAGACAAGGATAGGGAGTCTAAGCTACAACCAACTGAGGTAGCAGTGGTGTGCAAATTTTTGGAAGTGTTTCCTAAGGATCTTCCAAGGATACCCCTAGACCGAGAAGTCGAGTTCAAGATTGAGTTGATTCCAGACACTGCACCTATTTCAAAggaaccataccggatggcaccggTAGAGCTTAAAGAACTACAAGCACAATTACAAGACTACCTAGATAAAGGATTTATACGACCAAGTAATTCTCCTTGGGGAGtcccggtactattcgtgaaaaagaaagacGATGAGAATTTGAATAGACTACCACGAACTCAATAAAGTGATGATCAAGAACCAATACCCGTTGCCCAAaattgatgatctatttgatcaactgcagggagcatcggtattctcgaagattgactTGAGATTCGGATACCACCAGTTGAAGGTCAAGGAATCGGATATTCCCAAGACCGCATTCCGAACTCGGTATGGCCACTATGAGTTTGTGGTGATGTCTTTTTGACTCACCAATGCACCCGCAGtattcatggatcttatgcataGGGTACTGGGTGAGTATATAGACAAATTCATGATTGTGTTTATAGACGATATACTCGTATAATCACGAAACCAGGGGGAACACGCCAAGCACCTGGAGTTGATCTTACAACGATTACGCAAGAAAAATTTGTACGCCAAATTCTCCAAGTGAAAATTTTGGTTGACTCAAGTGAGTTTCCTAGGGCACGTGGTGTTAAGAGACAGAATTCCAGTCGATCCAACCAAGATCGAAACAGTGAAACAATGGAAGGCCCCGAAGAACGCACAAGAAGTTCACAGTTTCTTAGGCCTGACAGGGTATTATAGGCGCTTTGTGGAGGGTTTCTCTATGCCTATGACCGCACTGACCCAGAAGAACATCAAGTTTTAGTGGACAGACAAGTGCGAACAGAGTTTTCAAGAGTTAAAAAACATATTAACAACTGCTCCATTGCTCTCTATCCCAAAAGGCATAGAGGGTTATGCCATTTACAGTGATGCATTAGGTCAGGGGCTCGGAGCTGTATTAATGCAACACGGGAAAGTGATCACATATGCCTCTCGACAATTGAAAAATTACGAGAAAAACTATCCAACTCACAACTTGGAGTTAGCAGTGGTAGTGTTTGCATTAAAGAtctgg from Humulus lupulus chromosome 5, drHumLupu1.1, whole genome shotgun sequence encodes the following:
- the LOC133779640 gene encoding uncharacterized protein LOC133779640, whose product is MKNGATKPKFELRQAAKERNTTIGHNATNEIGATQASATITTASPLESQGDKGAETFDMVSGQLPVANNSAYALMDTGAYHYSIAASYVDKIDRKSKPMENVCGVSLPSREDMMGSVNCKRRKVTFNPPGKEPFVFKGTAREKNFAIISTLKATKLLDDRCINYLANIIDKDRESKLQPTEVAVVCKFLEVFPKDLPRIPLDREVEFKIELIPDTAPISKEPYRMAPVELKELQAQLQDYLDKGFIRPSNSPWGVPVLFVKKKDDENLNRLPRTQ